In Phreatobacter aquaticus, a single genomic region encodes these proteins:
- a CDS encoding ABC transporter substrate-binding protein: protein MAILLRHLSMIRAAFVLVLLMTGSASASGLLRVAMHADLRAIDPIWSTAYITRNHGYMIYDTLFAMDANGEIKPQMVDRYEVSPDGLTYTFTLRDGLLWHDGQPVTAEDCIASIKRWGSRDTLGQKAMSFVDAMTATGPSSFTITLKEKTGLLIYALGKPSSAVPFMMPKRVADTPATTQITEFIGSGPFMFRREEWKPGDRSVYVKFDRYRPRAEPASALAGGKVAHFDRIEWVVIADHQQAVNALLAGEIDLIENPSHDLLPLLSSDRTIKLWPSNPIGNQYSFRPNHLHKPFDNPKIRQALWYVFNQEDFLKAVIGDPAYYTACHSIFICPTRFASDAGMDGLLTSNIQRARQLLQEAGYDGTPITLLQSTDVALLANLAPVAKSLMEKAGFVVDLQAMDWSTLVSRLSRKDPPSAGGWHGYFTSWTAADVLDPAMSAWLNSRCERALVGWPCDPEMERLRDAFASETDPDRQKEWAAAVQRRAIEWTPMIPLGQWRSAMASRANITDVLRAPVTVLWNIRRQ from the coding sequence ATGGCGATCCTCCTCCGACACTTATCGATGATCCGAGCCGCTTTCGTGCTTGTCCTGCTGATGACCGGCAGTGCAAGCGCCTCCGGCCTCCTGAGGGTGGCCATGCATGCCGACCTCAGGGCCATCGATCCGATCTGGTCGACAGCCTATATCACCCGCAACCACGGCTACATGATCTACGACACGCTGTTCGCCATGGACGCCAATGGTGAAATCAAACCGCAGATGGTGGATCGCTACGAGGTTTCGCCCGACGGGCTCACCTATACCTTCACCTTGCGCGACGGATTGCTCTGGCACGATGGCCAGCCGGTCACAGCCGAGGACTGCATCGCTTCCATCAAGCGCTGGGGCTCGCGCGACACGCTGGGCCAGAAAGCCATGAGCTTCGTCGACGCGATGACGGCGACCGGCCCCTCAAGCTTCACAATCACACTGAAGGAAAAGACGGGATTGCTGATCTATGCGCTCGGCAAGCCCTCTTCCGCCGTGCCCTTCATGATGCCGAAGCGCGTCGCTGATACCCCGGCGACCACCCAGATCACCGAGTTCATCGGATCCGGTCCGTTCATGTTCCGCCGCGAGGAATGGAAGCCGGGAGATCGGTCGGTCTATGTCAAATTCGATCGCTACCGCCCTCGCGCAGAACCAGCCTCTGCACTCGCCGGCGGCAAGGTTGCCCATTTCGACCGCATCGAATGGGTGGTGATTGCCGATCACCAGCAAGCGGTCAACGCGCTGCTCGCGGGCGAAATCGATCTGATCGAGAACCCGTCGCACGACCTTCTGCCGCTTCTGTCATCGGATCGCACCATCAAGCTTTGGCCGTCGAACCCGATCGGCAACCAGTACTCGTTCCGGCCCAATCACCTGCACAAGCCGTTCGATAATCCCAAGATCCGTCAGGCGCTCTGGTACGTCTTCAATCAGGAGGATTTCCTGAAGGCGGTAATCGGCGATCCCGCCTATTACACAGCCTGCCATTCGATCTTCATCTGCCCGACGCGTTTCGCCAGCGATGCCGGCATGGACGGGCTCCTCACGAGCAATATCCAGCGGGCGCGTCAGTTGCTCCAGGAGGCCGGCTACGACGGCACGCCGATCACGCTGCTCCAGTCCACCGACGTGGCCCTTCTCGCCAACCTCGCCCCTGTCGCCAAGTCCCTGATGGAGAAGGCCGGCTTCGTCGTCGACTTGCAGGCAATGGATTGGTCGACCCTTGTCTCACGGCTCAGCCGCAAGGATCCACCCAGCGCTGGCGGATGGCACGGTTACTTCACCTCGTGGACGGCAGCAGACGTGCTTGATCCCGCCATGAGCGCCTGGCTCAATTCGCGCTGCGAACGGGCGCTTGTCGGCTGGCCCTGCGATCCCGAGATGGAGCGGCTACGCGACGCGTTTGCCAGCGAAACCGATCCCGACAGGCAAAAGGAATGGGCGGCGGCGGTGCAACGACGCGCGATCGAATGGACGCCGATGATCCCGCTTGGCCAGTGGCGGAGTGCCATGGCATCCCGCGCCAACATCACGGACGTCTTGAGAGCACCAGTCACTGTGCTGTGGAACATCAGGCGGCAATGA